One part of the Paenibacillus silvisoli genome encodes these proteins:
- the ligA gene encoding NAD-dependent DNA ligase LigA, with the protein MTTAMEPGQNAEPKKLARMRELVDLIAEHNHSYYTLDQPTISDKEWDALYDELARLEQETGSILPDSPTQRVGGDILKGFEPHRHRARLWSLDKAQDNEDLLAWNARVKKAIADFNTKNPDETPLPDPSYVIELKFDGLTLNLTYDQGSLIQASTRGNGVTGEGILAQVKTIKSIPLTIPFRDGLVEVQGEGIMNLSVLAAYNETAAEPLKNARNAAAGALRNQNPRITAERKLNAFFYNIGFSEGVSFEQHAEMIQFLKDNRFKVNPYTYYCSTIEEVQEELARVAEGRDTHDFLIDGAVVKLTDMRTRETLGYTDKFPRWAVAFKFEAEETTTILEGVSWEVGRTGKITPVARVEAVDLAGVTVQNCTLNNIGDIERKNLKFALGTHVFIRRSNDVIPEILGKADDEPGGEIVAPSECPSCGTPLELRGAHLFCGNKLGCRPQTIGRITHFSSRDAMDIESFSIMTAEQLFDECGVRDPADLYSLTYDQLIGLERFGDKKAKKLLEALEKSKERDLAAFLFALGIPNTGKATTKMLADHFGSLSAIRAATVEELIGLPDVGGIVAESIFSFFNDAVAAESIDRMLALGVKAEAEQQAAARTDSIFSGKTVVLTGTLSVMTRDEAAKKLEALGAKISGSVSKKTDFVIAGESAGSKLTKARDLGVTVIEDEAELMKLLQ; encoded by the coding sequence ATGACGACTGCGATGGAACCGGGACAAAATGCCGAGCCGAAGAAGCTTGCGCGCATGCGCGAGCTGGTAGACCTCATTGCGGAGCACAATCACAGCTACTACACGCTGGATCAGCCGACGATCAGCGATAAGGAATGGGACGCGCTCTACGATGAGCTGGCTCGGCTGGAGCAGGAGACCGGCAGCATTCTGCCGGACTCGCCGACCCAGCGCGTAGGCGGCGATATTTTGAAAGGCTTCGAGCCGCACCGTCATCGCGCCCGGCTCTGGAGCCTCGATAAAGCGCAGGACAATGAGGACTTGCTCGCCTGGAATGCGCGCGTCAAGAAAGCGATCGCCGATTTCAATACGAAAAACCCGGACGAAACGCCATTGCCCGACCCGAGCTATGTGATCGAGCTGAAATTCGACGGCTTGACGCTTAATCTGACGTACGACCAAGGCAGCTTGATTCAAGCGTCGACACGCGGCAACGGGGTAACCGGCGAGGGAATTCTCGCTCAAGTGAAAACGATCAAGTCGATCCCGCTGACGATTCCGTTTCGGGATGGGCTCGTTGAAGTGCAAGGCGAAGGCATTATGAATCTATCCGTTCTCGCCGCGTACAACGAGACGGCTGCGGAGCCGCTCAAGAACGCGCGCAATGCGGCGGCAGGCGCGCTGCGCAATCAGAACCCGCGCATTACGGCGGAACGGAAGCTGAATGCGTTCTTTTATAATATCGGATTTTCGGAAGGCGTCTCTTTCGAGCAGCATGCGGAGATGATTCAGTTTCTGAAGGATAACCGTTTCAAAGTAAATCCGTACACGTACTACTGCTCGACGATCGAGGAGGTACAGGAAGAGCTTGCTCGCGTTGCCGAGGGCCGCGATACGCATGACTTCCTGATCGACGGGGCCGTAGTGAAGCTGACGGATATGCGGACGCGCGAAACGCTCGGCTATACGGATAAATTCCCGCGCTGGGCCGTCGCGTTCAAATTCGAGGCGGAAGAGACGACGACCATTCTGGAGGGCGTCTCCTGGGAAGTAGGCCGTACCGGCAAAATCACCCCTGTCGCGCGCGTCGAAGCGGTCGATCTGGCCGGCGTCACGGTACAAAACTGTACGCTGAACAATATAGGCGACATCGAGCGGAAGAACCTGAAGTTCGCGCTGGGTACTCATGTGTTCATCCGCCGTTCGAACGACGTTATCCCGGAGATACTGGGCAAAGCCGACGACGAGCCGGGCGGGGAAATTGTCGCTCCTTCGGAGTGTCCGTCCTGCGGCACGCCTCTTGAGCTGCGCGGCGCGCATCTGTTCTGCGGCAACAAGCTGGGCTGCAGACCGCAGACAATCGGGCGCATTACGCATTTCTCGTCCCGCGATGCGATGGATATCGAGTCCTTCAGCATTATGACGGCGGAGCAGCTGTTCGACGAGTGCGGCGTCCGCGATCCAGCGGACCTCTATTCGCTGACGTACGATCAGCTGATTGGCCTGGAGCGCTTCGGCGACAAGAAGGCTAAGAAGCTGCTGGAAGCGCTGGAGAAATCGAAGGAGCGCGATTTGGCTGCGTTTCTGTTTGCTTTGGGCATTCCCAACACAGGGAAAGCGACGACCAAAATGCTCGCCGACCATTTCGGCAGCTTAAGCGCCATTCGCGCCGCCACGGTCGAGGAGCTCATCGGCCTGCCGGATGTCGGCGGTATCGTGGCGGAGAGCATCTTCTCCTTCTTTAATGACGCGGTTGCTGCCGAAAGCATAGACCGCATGCTTGCCCTTGGCGTAAAAGCTGAGGCGGAGCAGCAGGCGGCCGCGCGCACCGACAGCATCTTCAGCGGAAAAACCGTTGTGCTTACGGGCACTCTCTCGGTTATGACGAGGGACGAGGCGGCAAAGAAGCTGGAAGCGCTCGGAGCCAAGATCAGCGGCAGCGTGTCCAAGAAGACGGATTTCGTCATCGCCGGCGAAAGCGCGGGCAGCAAGCTGACCAAGGCGCGCGATCTCGGCGTTACGGTCATCGAGGATGAGGCGGAACTGATGAAGCTGCTTCAGTAA
- the pcrA gene encoding DNA helicase PcrA, whose protein sequence is MLNEFSIDQAVQKLNAPQRAAVQATDGPLLIMAGAGSGKTRVLTHRIAYLIEKKRVAPWSILAITFTNKAAREMQQRVSALVGNAGQDIWVSTFHSMCVRILRRDINRIGFTNSFSILDSADQLSVIRNCMKDLNIDTKKFEPKSVQAALGGAKNELISPEQFELKIGDYFDGIVAKVYTAYQKRLKANNSLDFDDLIMKTIQLFQDEPDVLTFYQNKFRFIHVDEYQDTNRAQYMLCKMLADKHHNICVVGDSDQSIYRWRGADITNILNFEEDYPEAQTIMLEQNYRSTANILNAANAVIKLNSSRKAKKLWTDQGDGDVITVYQADTEHDEGYYVTGSIRKNVNSGRKYGDHAILYRTNAQSRVIEETLIKSDIPYQIVGGVKFYDRKEIKDLLAYLRLVSNPDDDISFQRIVNVPKRGIGDTTVAKLSEEAAARGISIFALLEQLDWLDVTGRARTALAEFRDIIDNLTRMVEYLSVTELTEKALELSGYREELHRENTLESKARLENIDEFLSVTQDFEKRNEDKSLISFLTDLALIADIDTMDKDEPEGGVKDAVVLMTMHSAKGLEFPVVFIIGMEEGVFPHSRALTDNEELEEERRLAYVGITRAEKQLYLTCARMRTLFGRTNANLPSRFLREVPDELKADASATGRGRPAGGGFGFGSGSRSIGGGAGAAGQAGFGFRSGGAAASRPGAPSGAAGSGGVRVTSPADAARAASGAAAASGAGGEFAAGDKVSHGKWGIGTIVSVRGTGNDKELQIAFPAPVGLKKLLASFAPITKV, encoded by the coding sequence ATGTTAAATGAATTCAGCATCGACCAGGCTGTTCAGAAATTGAATGCGCCGCAGCGCGCGGCCGTTCAAGCGACAGACGGTCCGCTGCTTATTATGGCAGGGGCGGGGAGCGGCAAGACGCGCGTGCTTACGCACCGCATTGCCTATTTGATCGAGAAGAAGCGGGTAGCGCCATGGAGCATCCTGGCGATTACGTTTACGAATAAAGCGGCACGGGAAATGCAGCAGCGCGTCAGCGCGCTGGTCGGCAACGCGGGCCAGGACATCTGGGTATCGACGTTCCACTCCATGTGCGTGCGTATTTTGCGGCGGGACATTAACCGGATCGGCTTCACGAACAGCTTTTCGATTTTGGATTCCGCGGACCAGCTGTCGGTTATCCGCAACTGCATGAAGGATTTGAACATCGATACGAAAAAATTCGAACCGAAGAGCGTGCAGGCCGCGCTGGGCGGCGCGAAGAACGAGTTGATCTCGCCGGAGCAATTCGAGCTGAAGATCGGCGATTATTTCGACGGCATCGTGGCGAAGGTGTATACCGCGTACCAAAAACGGCTGAAGGCCAACAACTCGCTCGATTTCGACGATCTGATCATGAAGACGATTCAATTGTTCCAGGATGAGCCGGACGTCCTTACCTTCTATCAGAACAAGTTTCGTTTCATTCACGTCGACGAGTATCAGGATACGAACCGGGCGCAGTACATGCTTTGCAAAATGTTAGCCGACAAACACCACAACATCTGCGTCGTCGGCGACAGCGACCAGTCGATTTACCGCTGGCGCGGCGCGGATATTACGAATATTTTGAACTTCGAGGAAGACTATCCCGAAGCGCAGACGATCATGCTGGAGCAGAACTACCGTTCCACCGCGAATATTTTGAACGCGGCGAACGCCGTCATCAAGCTGAACAGCAGCCGGAAGGCGAAGAAGCTGTGGACCGATCAGGGCGATGGGGACGTCATCACCGTTTATCAGGCGGACACGGAGCATGACGAAGGGTATTACGTCACCGGCTCGATCCGGAAAAATGTGAATAGCGGCCGGAAGTACGGCGATCATGCGATTCTGTACCGGACAAACGCCCAGTCGCGGGTTATCGAGGAAACGCTGATCAAATCCGATATCCCTTATCAAATCGTCGGCGGCGTTAAGTTCTACGATCGCAAAGAGATCAAGGACTTGCTCGCTTATCTGCGGCTCGTCTCGAATCCGGATGACGACATCAGCTTCCAGCGGATCGTCAACGTGCCGAAGCGGGGCATCGGCGACACGACGGTCGCCAAGCTGTCGGAGGAGGCCGCGGCGCGAGGCATTTCGATTTTTGCGCTGCTGGAGCAGCTCGATTGGCTGGACGTGACCGGGCGGGCGCGCACCGCATTGGCGGAATTCCGCGATATCATCGATAACCTGACGCGGATGGTTGAGTACTTGTCCGTGACGGAGCTGACGGAGAAAGCGCTGGAGCTGAGCGGCTACCGCGAGGAGCTGCACCGCGAGAATACGCTGGAATCGAAGGCGCGGCTCGAGAACATCGACGAGTTCCTATCCGTAACGCAGGACTTCGAGAAACGCAACGAAGACAAGTCGTTGATTTCCTTCCTGACCGATCTTGCGCTTATCGCGGATATCGACACCATGGACAAGGATGAGCCGGAAGGCGGCGTCAAGGACGCGGTTGTGCTCATGACGATGCACAGCGCCAAAGGCTTGGAGTTCCCTGTCGTCTTCATCATCGGCATGGAGGAAGGGGTCTTCCCACATAGCCGTGCGCTCACGGACAACGAAGAGCTGGAAGAGGAGCGGCGTCTGGCCTATGTAGGCATTACGCGTGCAGAGAAGCAGCTGTACCTCACCTGCGCGCGCATGCGGACCTTGTTCGGACGGACGAACGCGAACCTTCCGTCTCGCTTCCTACGCGAGGTGCCGGATGAGCTGAAGGCGGATGCGTCGGCCACGGGACGCGGACGTCCTGCGGGCGGCGGCTTCGGCTTTGGCTCCGGCAGCCGTAGTATCGGCGGCGGAGCGGGCGCGGCCGGACAGGCGGGCTTCGGCTTCCGCAGCGGCGGCGCAGCTGCTTCAAGGCCGGGAGCGCCGAGCGGAGCGGCAGGCAGCGGCGGCGTGCGCGTCACTTCGCCGGCAGATGCGGCCCGCGCGGCTTCAGGGGCGGCGGCGGCTTCCGGAGCGGGCGGCGAGTTCGCGGCCGGCGACAAAGTGTCGCACGGCAAGTGGGGCATCGGCACCATCGTCTCCGTTCGGGGGACGGGCAACGACAAGGAGCTGCAGATCGCGTTCCCGGCTCCGGTCGGGTTGAAGAAGCTGCTCGCCAGCTTCGCGCCAATTACGAAAGTTTAA
- the pcrB gene encoding heptaprenylglyceryl phosphate synthase: MEVQSAIYTGWRHVFKLDPDREISDERLDAICMSGTDAVIVGGSSGVTFDNTVDLMSRIRRYEVPCALEVSNEEAAVPGFDHYFIPLVLNTDKAEWLAGRQIQALRKFGAFIPWENTSAEGYLILNEDAQAAKLTGARAELDPESVAAHIYMADRLMRLPVIYMEYSGRFGDMELVKKALRLVTGARLFYGGGIDDAEKAKKAAKAAHTVIVGNVIYEDLDAALSTVEAVLTTAVPAR; this comes from the coding sequence ATGGAAGTGCAATCGGCAATCTACACCGGGTGGCGGCATGTTTTTAAGCTGGATCCCGATCGCGAAATAAGCGACGAGCGGCTGGACGCCATCTGCATGTCGGGAACGGACGCCGTCATCGTGGGCGGTTCATCGGGGGTTACCTTCGATAATACCGTCGATCTGATGTCCCGTATCCGCAGGTACGAGGTGCCATGCGCGCTTGAAGTATCGAATGAGGAAGCGGCCGTTCCCGGCTTCGACCACTATTTCATTCCGCTCGTACTCAATACGGATAAAGCGGAGTGGCTGGCGGGCAGGCAAATTCAGGCGCTTCGCAAATTCGGCGCGTTCATCCCTTGGGAGAATACCTCGGCCGAGGGCTACCTCATCTTGAATGAGGACGCGCAAGCGGCGAAGCTGACCGGCGCGCGGGCGGAGCTTGACCCGGAATCGGTGGCGGCTCATATTTATATGGCGGATCGGCTGATGCGCTTGCCGGTCATCTACATGGAGTACAGCGGCAGGTTCGGCGATATGGAGCTTGTGAAGAAGGCGCTCCGGCTTGTGACGGGGGCAAGGCTCTTTTACGGGGGCGGCATCGATGACGCGGAGAAAGCAAAGAAAGCGGCGAAAGCGGCGCATACGGTGATCGTGGGCAACGTGATCTATGAGGATTTGGATGCGGCGCTGTCGACGGTGGAGGCCGTGTTAACTACGGCTGTGCCAGCGCGTTAA
- a CDS encoding STAS domain-containing protein: protein MAEQPLQIESRKFPSGMVLKLEGDLSKSAEARLIAGFEHETELGRSIRFLALDLTKVAYINSGGMAVLIRLARMGSKAGIHTFAWGITPHYEKLFRMVGLTEFMMIYPNEFAVMQRIEALEL from the coding sequence ATGGCCGAACAACCATTGCAAATCGAATCGCGGAAGTTCCCGAGCGGGATGGTGCTGAAGCTGGAGGGCGATTTAAGCAAATCGGCCGAAGCCAGGCTGATCGCGGGCTTCGAGCATGAGACGGAGCTGGGCCGGAGCATCCGTTTTTTAGCCCTCGACCTGACCAAGGTGGCCTATATCAACAGCGGCGGCATGGCGGTATTGATCCGGTTGGCCCGCATGGGCAGCAAGGCGGGCATTCATACGTTCGCATGGGGGATAACGCCTCATTACGAGAAGCTGTTTCGTATGGTAGGATTAACGGAGTTTATGATGATTTATCCCAATGAGTTTGCAGTGATGCAGCGCATTGAGGCGCTTGAGCTGTAA
- a CDS encoding ATP-binding SpoIIE family protein phosphatase, translated as MEITERSRYRTSREGRSLLNGLLTIYLISLLVGLIILRAETMLVTHFQTVFPFPFICNLLGVVLIAVVLVCVSAWRLKPVMEELENDSAGQPRTSRDGSSANAALIRLYRMPYELLIGVLLLGILISAGFHLAALIRTWGNPELGGHPVDWLQLTGIMAGEQSLTMTVALILFTSVRRLFRPYMLKLQPLSGSFDGRASVSQPLVITYTCTFLVTILSLLQLAIVTARPHEALEPYKFGLIALFYFLIGLSLFSYVTMQFRQELRGLIRDIRGLVGGGDLRHAGAASVVHDEAGELAVAYSELQNRINREYESLERELKMAFNVQQKLLPPGNLTIGAYRITARCQSYREVGGDFFDVVSLGPSRFAVMIGDVSGKGMPAALIMSAQLLVFRSEIRRNGSPSEVLSRMNRQLCEAMGEEGCVSIGVGVIDLTTNQLQYASAGHLSPYVVARDGRFVTVDCSSLPIGIDPEAVYEERSTQLEDGDRFLLYTDGLIEAVDRSGQMYSFSGLENEIATWTEAGDMSEVVDDWLARVDQACGAGQDDRTVVVLELAGEYRSAMAKLEIPRGEYGGAALSFDNPFMTREWSLRSKLGDERIIALKLGDWIQERWPETDIKEDVQSAVCEAMINAIEHGNKLQSNKYVTVIAQIGGMLSVCRIYDEGAGYYPRLSRDEAEMRRKLEADDPRGWGLVMIDSLADYWTTGRDERGFYTELYFMRKSQGQAAAASEGSG; from the coding sequence ATGGAGATAACCGAACGGAGCAGGTACCGGACTTCCCGCGAGGGACGTTCGCTGCTGAACGGGCTGCTGACGATCTATCTGATCTCGCTGCTCGTGGGACTAATTATTTTGCGGGCGGAAACAATGTTGGTAACGCACTTTCAAACGGTGTTTCCCTTTCCGTTTATTTGCAATCTATTAGGCGTCGTCCTGATCGCGGTCGTTCTCGTTTGCGTATCGGCATGGCGGTTGAAGCCGGTGATGGAGGAGCTGGAGAACGACTCCGCCGGCCAGCCGCGGACAAGCCGGGACGGCAGCTCCGCGAATGCGGCGCTCATTCGGCTGTACCGCATGCCTTATGAGCTGCTGATCGGCGTGCTGCTGCTGGGCATTCTGATTTCCGCGGGCTTTCATCTGGCTGCGCTCATCCGGACGTGGGGAAATCCGGAGCTTGGCGGCCATCCGGTCGACTGGCTCCAGTTAACCGGAATTATGGCGGGCGAGCAGAGCTTGACGATGACGGTAGCCCTCATTCTGTTCACTTCGGTGCGGCGGCTGTTTCGACCTTATATGCTGAAGCTTCAGCCGCTGTCCGGCAGCTTCGACGGCCGGGCATCGGTATCGCAGCCGCTTGTCATTACGTATACATGCACGTTTTTGGTGACGATCCTAAGTTTGCTCCAGCTCGCCATCGTGACGGCAAGGCCGCATGAAGCGTTGGAGCCGTACAAATTCGGACTGATCGCCTTATTTTATTTTTTAATCGGGTTAAGTTTATTCAGCTATGTGACGATGCAGTTCAGGCAGGAGCTGCGCGGTCTCATCCGGGATATCCGGGGGCTGGTAGGGGGCGGCGATCTTCGGCATGCCGGGGCGGCCTCCGTCGTGCACGACGAAGCCGGCGAGCTGGCTGTTGCGTACAGCGAGCTGCAAAACCGCATTAACCGGGAGTATGAATCGCTGGAGCGGGAATTGAAGATGGCCTTCAATGTGCAGCAAAAGCTCCTTCCGCCCGGCAATTTAACGATCGGCGCTTACCGGATTACGGCGCGCTGCCAATCGTACCGCGAAGTCGGCGGCGACTTCTTCGATGTCGTCTCGCTGGGTCCGAGCCGCTTCGCCGTCATGATCGGCGATGTATCGGGCAAAGGAATGCCGGCTGCGCTGATCATGTCCGCGCAGCTGCTCGTATTCCGCTCCGAAATTCGCCGGAACGGCAGTCCGTCGGAAGTATTGTCCCGGATGAACCGTCAGCTATGCGAAGCGATGGGCGAGGAAGGCTGCGTATCCATCGGCGTCGGCGTAATCGATCTGACGACGAACCAGCTGCAGTACGCCAGCGCCGGTCATTTATCGCCGTATGTCGTTGCCCGGGACGGGCGTTTCGTAACGGTCGATTGCAGTTCGCTGCCGATCGGCATCGACCCGGAAGCCGTATACGAGGAGAGAAGCACGCAGCTGGAAGACGGCGACCGGTTTCTGCTTTATACGGACGGCTTGATCGAGGCGGTCGATCGCAGCGGACAGATGTACAGCTTTAGCGGACTTGAAAATGAGATTGCCACCTGGACGGAGGCGGGAGATATGTCTGAAGTAGTTGATGACTGGCTTGCCCGCGTCGATCAGGCATGCGGGGCCGGCCAAGACGACCGGACCGTCGTCGTGCTGGAGCTTGCCGGCGAATACCGCAGCGCGATGGCGAAGCTGGAAATCCCGCGGGGCGAGTACGGCGGCGCGGCGCTGTCGTTTGACAATCCGTTCATGACGCGCGAATGGTCGCTCCGCAGCAAGCTGGGCGACGAGCGGATCATTGCGCTCAAGCTGGGCGATTGGATTCAAGAAAGATGGCCGGAAACCGATATAAAAGAAGACGTGCAAAGCGCCGTGTGCGAAGCGATGATTAACGCCATTGAACATGGGAACAAGCTGCAGTCGAATAAATATGTCACTGTCATCGCTCAGATCGGCGGCATGCTGTCCGTCTGCCGGATCTATGACGAGGGCGCAGGCTATTACCCGCGGCTGTCGCGGGACGAAGCCGAAATGCGCAGGAAGCTGGAAGCGGATGATCCGCGGGGCTGGGGGCTCGTCATGATCGATTCGCTTGCGGATTACTGGACGACGGGCCGCGACGAGCGCGGCTTCTATACGGAGCTTTATTTTATGAGAAAATCACAGGGACAGGCTGCTGCCGCTTCGGAAGGAAGCGGCTAA
- a CDS encoding AfsR/SARP family transcriptional regulator encodes MRVNKQAKPSHDGWLIEVLKVEQTILDGQMPAIEQLLAIPADIRMKSPLLLRAECEDGLLQGRLIETKQRLEAALKGFAAQADDSAMLTMMAMLGLLYEQVGDKQESKPVMALLAQEWERNPESCSGFVPWALARSAANRTAQYETAQQLFIAAAERFREEGKPLWMGYVLLDRLLFDPAETEHADWQLWLNWLGRHMAGSRSGTVLLGCLEEPSLELCEQLPERFAYLGKAILLKQPDESLPVNLKADIESTLYSLGAKIKRLLSEDQQAQAEQAYRKLERLGTLVATPALVRQAAGLKPFFGGSAEPEASESASRQAVVTAADESLNAATDYREETDAADAVVPEAKWRLQLMDGIRFQTPEDKQLEPVWKRRKAGELFVYLLLQPNYKANREQVIERVFGEGDPAKRSNQLYVTLHDLRSSLKELGMPEDLVYAKRGVIGITELTFDSIDVENYLTLSRVGDQLWMDDREEASRLYEKALPLYGQLGTELPYAEWLERVREQLLDRQTNMIKRLAAYYAELFDEARIEQCLAEWIALRPEQEEAYEAMIRLCLRGDRRIEAIGWYRRLERVCKEELGSEPLDEVKNLLWR; translated from the coding sequence ATGAGAGTAAATAAACAAGCAAAGCCAAGCCATGACGGTTGGCTCATCGAAGTTCTGAAAGTCGAACAAACGATTCTGGACGGCCAGATGCCTGCCATCGAGCAGCTGCTGGCCATTCCAGCCGACATACGAATGAAATCGCCTCTGCTGCTGCGCGCGGAATGCGAGGACGGCCTGCTTCAAGGGCGGCTAATCGAAACGAAGCAGAGACTGGAGGCCGCGCTAAAAGGATTCGCGGCGCAGGCCGACGACTCCGCCATGCTGACGATGATGGCCATGCTGGGGCTTCTGTACGAGCAAGTGGGCGACAAGCAGGAGTCGAAGCCGGTGATGGCGCTGCTGGCGCAGGAATGGGAGCGCAATCCGGAGAGCTGCAGCGGTTTCGTGCCATGGGCGCTGGCCAGATCGGCGGCCAACCGGACCGCTCAATATGAGACGGCCCAACAGCTGTTCATCGCCGCCGCGGAGCGCTTCCGGGAAGAAGGCAAGCCGCTCTGGATGGGCTACGTGCTGCTGGATCGCTTGTTGTTTGATCCAGCGGAGACGGAGCACGCGGACTGGCAGCTCTGGTTGAACTGGCTGGGCCGCCATATGGCGGGCAGCCGTTCCGGCACGGTGCTGCTGGGCTGTTTGGAGGAGCCGAGCCTTGAGCTGTGCGAGCAGCTGCCGGAACGCTTCGCCTATCTGGGCAAAGCCATTCTGCTCAAACAGCCGGACGAATCGCTGCCGGTTAACTTGAAGGCCGATATCGAAAGCACGCTTTACTCGCTCGGGGCGAAAATCAAACGGCTGCTGAGCGAAGACCAGCAGGCGCAAGCGGAGCAGGCTTACCGCAAGCTGGAGCGTCTTGGCACGCTCGTGGCGACGCCGGCGCTTGTTAGACAGGCAGCCGGGCTGAAGCCGTTCTTCGGCGGCAGCGCGGAGCCGGAAGCGAGCGAAAGCGCATCTCGCCAAGCCGTGGTTACCGCCGCTGATGAGTCCTTGAACGCAGCGACAGACTACCGTGAGGAGACGGATGCGGCCGATGCAGTCGTTCCCGAAGCGAAGTGGCGCCTGCAGCTGATGGACGGGATCCGGTTTCAGACGCCGGAAGACAAGCAGCTGGAGCCGGTGTGGAAGCGGAGAAAGGCCGGCGAGCTGTTCGTTTATTTGCTGCTGCAGCCGAACTACAAAGCCAACCGGGAGCAGGTCATCGAACGGGTTTTCGGCGAGGGCGACCCTGCCAAGCGTTCCAACCAGCTTTACGTGACGCTGCACGATTTGCGCTCGTCGCTTAAGGAGCTTGGCATGCCGGAGGATCTCGTTTATGCGAAGCGGGGCGTCATCGGCATTACCGAGCTGACGTTCGATTCCATTGACGTGGAGAACTATCTGACCTTGTCCCGCGTCGGCGATCAGCTTTGGATGGACGATCGCGAGGAAGCGAGCCGCTTATATGAAAAAGCGCTGCCGCTCTACGGCCAGCTGGGTACGGAGCTTCCGTACGCCGAATGGCTTGAGCGCGTCCGGGAGCAGCTGCTGGACCGGCAGACGAATATGATAAAACGTTTGGCCGCCTACTATGCCGAGCTTTTCGACGAAGCTCGGATCGAGCAGTGTTTGGCCGAATGGATCGCGCTCAGACCTGAGCAAGAGGAAGCATACGAGGCGATGATCCGGCTGTGTCTGCGCGGCGATCGCCGAATCGAAGCGATCGGCTGGTACCGCCGCCTGGAACGCGTATGCAAGGAGGAGCTGGGCAGCGAACCGCTGGATGAGGTGAAGAACCTGCTATGGAGATAA